One Rattus norvegicus strain BN/NHsdMcwi chromosome 18, GRCr8, whole genome shotgun sequence DNA segment encodes these proteins:
- the Pura gene encoding transcriptional activator protein Pur-alpha: MADRDSGSEQGGAALGSGGSLGHPGSGSGSGGGGGGGGGGGGSGGGGGAPGGLQHETQELASKRVDIQNKRFYLDVKQNAKGRFLKIAEVGAGGNKSRLTLSMSVAVEFRDYLGDFIEHYAQLGPSQPPDLAQAQDEPRRALKSEFLVRENRKYYMDLKENQRGRFLRIRQTVNRGPGLGSTQGQTIALPAQGLIEFRDALAKLIDDYGVEEEPAELPEGTSLTVDNKRFFFDVGSNKYGVFMRVSEVKPTYRNSITVPYKVWAKFGHTFCKYSEEMKKIQEKQREKRAACEQLHQQQQQQQEETTAATLLLQGEEEGEED; this comes from the coding sequence ATGGCGGACCGAGACAGCGGCAGCGAGCAGGGTGGTGCGGCGCTGGGCTCGGGCGGCTCCCTAGGGCACCCGGGCTCGGGCTCAGGCTCCGGCGGGGGCGGTGGTGGCGGCGGGGGCGGCGGCGgcagtggcggcggcggcggggccCCGGGGGGGCTGCAGCACGAGACGCAGGAGCTGGCCTCCAAGCGGGTGGACATCCAGAACAAGCGTTTCTACCTGGACGTGAAGCAGAACGCTAAGGGCCGTTTCCTGAAGATCGCTGAGGTGGGCGCTGGCGGCAACAAGAGCCGCCTCACCCTCTCCATGTCTGTGGCCGTGGAGTTCCGCGACTACCTGGGCGACTTCATCGAGCACTACGCGCAGCTGGGCCCCAGCCAGCCGCCCGACCTGGCCCAGGCACAGGACGAGCCACGCCGGGCGCTCAAGAGCGAGTTCCTGGTGCGCGAAAACCGCAAGTACTACATGGATCTCAAGGAGAACCAGCGCGGCCGCTTCCTGCGCATCCGCCAGACAGTCAACCGGGGGCCCGGCCTGGGCTCCACGCAGGGCCAGACCATTGCGCTGCCCGCACAGGGGCTCATCGAGTTCCGTGACGCTCTGGCCAAGCTCATCGACGACTATGGAGTGGAGGAGGAGCCGGCCGAGCTGCCCGAGGGCACCTCCTTGACTGTGGACAACAAGCGTTTCTTCTTCGATGTGGGTTCCAACAAGTACGGCGTGTTTATGCGAGTCAGTGAGGTGAAGCCCACCTACCGCAACTCCATCACCGTGCCCTACAAGGTGTGGGCCAAGTTCGGACACACCTTCTGCAAGTACTCCGAGGAGATGAAGAAGATtcaagagaagcagagggagaagcGGGCCGCCTGTGAGCAGCTCcaccagcagcaacagcagcagcaagaggAGACCACCGCTGCCACCCTGCTACTGCAGggtgaggaagaaggggaagaagattGA
- the Igip gene encoding IgA-inducing protein homolog, whose amino-acid sequence MCSYYHTKKRSVLGCNITIFAVMFSHLSAGNSPCGNQATVLCVSRLEFVQYHS is encoded by the coding sequence ATGTGCAGTTATTATCATACGAAGAAGCGCAGTGTGTTGGGCTGTAATATAACCATATTTGCTGTCATGTTCTCCcatctcagtgctgggaactcACCATGTGGAAACCAAGCAACCGTGTTGTGCGTCAGCCGGCTTGAGTTTGTTCAATATCACAGCTGA